In the Rhododendron vialii isolate Sample 1 chromosome 2a, ASM3025357v1 genome, aaattttgtGCATTTCTCTACTACACTAAGGAATACTTTTTGATACTTTCCTATGTAAACACAATACATTATTCTATTACAGGGCAGAGTCTGCACATGTGAGGCTAAAGCTATATTTGGGGATATCATGTCATCGCTACAAACTTCttttgataaaatagaaaagatgttgaaaaatcagttcggGAAAATTAAGAAGTCTTTCGAAAAATCATTGAACATTCCACGCCACAAACAATTACGTGACGACATTTTTGATCAGGTAAGGTGTTGcatttcattagaggcaatggagTTCATACATGATCAGCTAGAAACCGCTTTAGAAGTATCCCCCTGCATTGTTGGCTATTGCAACTGTACGATCAAAATCACACACGGATTGTCATGCATGCATGATCTTGCATATTATCGTTCTATTTCCACTCCAATTCCGCTATGGAGTATCCACGCTCATTGGACTAGGTTGTCTATGCACGCAACCGAGTTTAATGAGGAGGGAACACGACCTGACAGGACATCTCAGATCGTTGAGATATTAGATGAGATAGATCCACCTATGCGAGAGCATATCATAGACAGGATTATCGATATGGCAGATCCATCTCGTAGCACAGTTCGACCTCCATCGTACAACATAGAATATAGAGGTCGACCTACAGGTAGAGATGAGCAAAGTACACGTCGCATACCTTCTTTCTCAGAAGCATCCACTTCAGGATCAAGGACTGCAACATcgcgagtgagagggagagggagacgtgGAAGGGGTTCGGGGGTTCGCAACACTCAATTTATAGTTCCACCCATCCCTGATCGCTACATTCAGCGATTACCTCAAGCTTATCAGCGTTATATTTCCCACACTGTTGACGTGCTTGGTGATGGTCATTGTGGATTCAGGGCGATAGCTGCACTAATCGGGTATAGTGAAAATGATTGGAGTCGAGTACGAGAGGCGCTTATTGAAGAGATTCGACAAAATTATTATCTATAC is a window encoding:
- the LOC131317221 gene encoding uncharacterized protein LOC131317221; translation: MYAPRKQFKSKGRVCTCEAKAIFGDIMSSLQTSFDKIEKMLKNQFGKIKKSFEKSLNIPRHKQLRDDIFDQVRCCISLEAMEFIHDQLETALEVSPCIVGYCNCTIKITHGLSCMHDLAYYRSISTPIPLWSIHAHWTRLSMHATEFNEEGTRPDRTSQIVEILDEIDPPMREHIIDRIIDMADPSRSTVRPPSYNIEYRGRPTGRDEQSTRRIPSFSEASTSGSRTATSRVRGRGRRGRGSGVRNTQFIVPPIPDRYIQRLPQAYQRYISHTVDVLGDGHCGFRAIAALIGYSENDWSRVREALIEEIRQNYYLYSVIYPVHDWANHLLILLNWFEPTAPKDHWMEAMTLGVVIATRYNLVLHTFDEDVYGCFTHLPLRSPPIPVEYRREIAIARVNNNHFVQVFLEPHYPVPPIPT